Proteins from one Salmonella bongori NCTC 12419 genomic window:
- the gndA gene encoding NADP-dependent phosphogluconate dehydrogenase, with protein MSKQQIGVVGMAVMGRNLALNIESRGYTVSVFNRSREKTEEVIAENPGKKLVPYYTVKEFVESLETPRRILLMVKAGAGTDAAIDSLKPYLEKGDIIIDGGNTFFQDTIRRNRELSAEGFNFIGTGVSGGEEGALKGPSIMPGGQKDAYELVAPILTKIAAVAEDGEPCVTYIGADGAGHYVKMVHNGIEYGDMQLIAEAYSLLKGGLNLSNEELANTFTEWNNGELSSYLIDITKDIFTKKDEEGNYLVDVILDEAANKGTGKWTSQSALDLGEPLSLITESVFARYISSLKAQRVAASKVLSGPKAQPAGDKAEFIEKVRRALYLGKIVSYAQGFSQLRAASDEYHWDLNYGEIAKIFRAGCIIRAQFLQKITDAYAENAGIANLLLAPYFKKIADEYQQALRDVVAYAVQNGIPVPTFSAAVAYYDSYRAAILPANLIQAQRDYFGAHTYKRTDKEGIFHTEWLE; from the coding sequence ATGTCCAAGCAACAGATCGGCGTCGTCGGTATGGCAGTGATGGGACGCAACCTTGCGCTCAACATCGAAAGCCGTGGTTATACCGTCTCCGTTTTCAACCGCTCCCGTGAAAAGACCGAAGAAGTGATTGCCGAGAATCCCGGCAAAAAGCTGGTGCCTTATTACACGGTGAAAGAGTTTGTTGAATCCCTCGAAACGCCTCGTCGTATCCTGTTAATGGTGAAAGCGGGCGCAGGTACTGACGCCGCTATCGACTCGCTGAAACCGTATCTGGAAAAAGGCGATATCATTATTGATGGCGGTAACACCTTCTTCCAGGACACAATCCGTCGTAATCGTGAGCTGTCTGCGGAAGGTTTTAACTTTATCGGTACCGGTGTTTCCGGTGGCGAAGAAGGTGCACTGAAAGGGCCATCCATTATGCCTGGTGGTCAGAAAGATGCCTATGAACTGGTCGCGCCGATCCTGACGAAGATTGCCGCCGTGGCGGAAGATGGCGAGCCGTGTGTAACCTATATTGGTGCCGATGGCGCTGGCCACTACGTGAAAATGGTTCACAATGGTATTGAATATGGCGATATGCAGCTCATTGCTGAAGCCTATTCATTGCTGAAAGGGGGCCTGAACCTCAGCAATGAAGAGTTGGCGAACACCTTTACTGAGTGGAATAACGGCGAGCTGAGTAGTTATCTGATCGACATCACCAAAGATATCTTCACTAAAAAAGATGAAGAGGGTAACTATCTGGTAGATGTGATTCTGGATGAAGCCGCCAACAAAGGGACCGGTAAATGGACCAGCCAGAGCGCGCTGGATCTTGGCGAACCGCTGTCGCTGATTACCGAATCCGTCTTTGCACGTTACATCTCTTCGCTGAAAGCGCAACGTGTCGCCGCATCTAAAGTGCTCTCCGGACCGAAGGCGCAGCCTGCGGGCGACAAAGCGGAATTTATCGAGAAAGTGCGTCGCGCGCTGTATCTCGGTAAGATCGTCTCCTATGCGCAGGGCTTCTCGCAGTTACGCGCTGCATCTGATGAATATCACTGGGATCTCAACTACGGCGAGATCGCCAAAATCTTCCGTGCGGGTTGTATCATTCGCGCTCAGTTCCTGCAGAAAATCACCGATGCTTATGCAGAAAACGCCGGTATCGCTAACCTGCTGTTAGCGCCTTACTTCAAGAAAATTGCTGATGAGTATCAGCAGGCGCTGCGCGATGTCGTGGCTTACGCGGTGCAAAACGGCATTCCGGTTCCGACATTCTCTGCGGCGGTGGCTTACTACGACAGCTATCGCGCTGCGATACTGCCGGCTAACCTGATTCAGGCTCAGCGCGACTATTTTGGGGCGCATACCTATAAGCGTACTGATAAAGAAGGTATTTTCCATACCGAGTGGTTAGAGTAA
- a CDS encoding glycosyltransferase, producing MKNICLVTTSLGMGGAEKQVCDLADSFYKEGHKVIILCLNNSVINNPVNDDINIHVLDLKKNIVSFCRCIFQARKILKEFKPQIVHSHMFHANIFSRILRLLCPFPVLISTAHNTNEGGRLRMCLYRVTDFLTTFSTNVSNEAVESFINKGAVKKGRMVAFYNGIDTNLFKYSLESRINKRRELKLKEEDVLMLAVGRLTEAKNYKNMLNALQRVIAVKVVHLAIIGTGPDEQQLLSYAEQIGVSQYIHWLGIRFDVKEWMSAMDLYVMSSSWEGMPLVICEAMSCEGLVVATDCGGVKEIVGNAGFIVPTNNPDALSETILSALELTKTKRKRLGITARERIETHYSLDTISNKWLEFYETANKK from the coding sequence ATGAAAAATATTTGTCTGGTGACTACTAGTTTAGGAATGGGGGGGGCTGAGAAACAAGTATGTGACTTAGCAGATAGCTTTTATAAAGAGGGCCATAAAGTTATTATATTGTGTTTGAATAATTCTGTTATCAATAATCCTGTAAATGATGATATAAATATTCATGTACTAGATTTAAAGAAAAATATAGTTAGCTTTTGTAGGTGTATTTTTCAGGCTAGAAAGATTTTAAAAGAGTTTAAACCTCAAATAGTTCATAGCCATATGTTTCATGCTAATATTTTTTCCCGAATATTGCGATTACTTTGCCCTTTTCCTGTTCTGATTAGCACCGCACATAATACTAATGAAGGTGGTAGGTTGAGGATGTGCCTGTATAGAGTTACTGACTTTTTAACCACTTTTTCAACAAATGTTAGCAACGAGGCGGTTGAAAGCTTTATAAATAAAGGCGCAGTGAAAAAAGGACGGATGGTTGCATTTTATAATGGTATTGATACAAATCTGTTCAAATATTCTCTCGAATCAAGAATTAATAAAAGAAGAGAGTTAAAATTAAAGGAAGAAGATGTGCTAATGCTGGCTGTTGGGCGTTTAACAGAAGCTAAGAATTATAAAAATATGTTGAATGCATTGCAGAGAGTAATCGCTGTGAAAGTGGTACATCTTGCAATAATTGGAACTGGCCCTGATGAGCAACAATTATTATCATATGCTGAACAAATAGGTGTATCACAGTATATACATTGGCTCGGCATTCGCTTTGATGTAAAAGAATGGATGTCGGCCATGGATTTATATGTTATGTCATCTTCTTGGGAAGGAATGCCTCTGGTTATCTGTGAAGCAATGAGTTGTGAAGGTTTAGTAGTGGCAACAGATTGTGGAGGGGTAAAAGAGATAGTTGGTAATGCGGGGTTTATTGTGCCAACTAATAACCCAGATGCGTTATCTGAAACGATTTTATCAGCATTAGAACTTACAAAAACTAAGAGAAAGCGTTTAGGGATAACTGCAAGAGAAAGAATTGAGACACATTACTCTTTAGATACTATTTCAAATAAATGGTTGGAATTTTATGAAACAGCTAACAAGAAATGA
- a CDS encoding glycosyltransferase family A protein, translating into MIKFTIFTPTYNRKNYLERCYRSIVSQNFESLEWLVIDDGSNDGTKELIYKFISEKKIDILYIYQENAGKQAAWNLALEKARGQYFIGLDSDDALNEDCLDAVINDVDIISSNESVIGLRCLSKKIPGSHDSDNNFSSDSDRICSWFEEFASGIYQERIDIFKTSMLKNYYYPIEEGMKFIPEIWLYSLISKKYNFFYVNKIVRVFYDDDSHNRLSKSSFRKHYKGHLLARKSMLKNIPLKYLLKNPLGLIKTILRYMQAIYCSFLFRGN; encoded by the coding sequence ATGATTAAATTTACAATATTTACACCTACATATAATAGGAAGAATTACCTTGAAAGATGTTATAGAAGTATTGTAAGTCAAAACTTCGAGTCACTAGAATGGCTGGTTATAGATGATGGTTCTAACGATGGAACTAAAGAATTAATATATAAATTCATTAGCGAAAAGAAAATTGATATTTTGTACATATATCAAGAGAATGCAGGAAAGCAGGCTGCCTGGAATTTAGCGCTTGAGAAAGCCAGAGGGCAATATTTTATAGGGCTTGATTCAGATGACGCATTAAATGAAGATTGCCTCGATGCTGTTATTAACGATGTGGATATAATATCATCAAATGAAAGCGTTATCGGTCTAAGATGTCTATCAAAAAAAATTCCCGGTTCACATGATAGCGATAATAATTTTTCATCAGATTCTGACAGAATATGTTCATGGTTCGAGGAGTTTGCTAGTGGTATATATCAAGAGCGAATTGACATTTTTAAAACATCAATGTTAAAAAATTATTATTATCCTATTGAAGAAGGGATGAAATTTATTCCTGAAATATGGCTTTATAGCTTAATTTCTAAAAAATACAATTTCTTTTATGTAAATAAAATTGTCAGGGTTTTTTATGATGACGATTCTCATAATCGACTTAGCAAAAGTTCTTTCAGGAAACATTATAAGGGCCATCTTTTGGCAAGAAAGAGTATGTTAAAAAATATTCCGTTAAAGTATTTACTTAAAAATCCATTGGGATTGATCAAGACTATTTTACGCTATATGCAAGCTATATATTGTAGTTTCCTGTTTAGGGGAAATTAA
- a CDS encoding glycosyltransferase produces the protein MKQLTRNDLKLVPKNIVIIISKSEIGGAQTWVLHLKEILESEYNIFLVTSDYGWLTGFFDPKRVVIIPGLASMRRPDTIFKIRSALKKFNAHFVISNSASAGLYSRIAKLIFQHKHIYVSHGWSCLYNGGRLKFVFCFIEKILSVFTDKILCVSNNDQYKAINLIGISPTKTIVIRNGAKPCEKKQFVNDVKRILFLGRMIHPKRPDLLAEVALNFPDVNFYFIGDGPLLSELKNSYKYVKNIFFLGEIRNFINFKEYDLFVLSSDSEGLPMSAVEAATANLPLLLSNVGGCGELLISNSEGYKNGLLFNNELTDLTEKLQIILNDYTNYYKAAKDISEQFEITNNKNLYLNLIQSLR, from the coding sequence ATGAAACAGCTAACAAGAAATGACTTAAAGCTGGTGCCGAAAAATATTGTAATTATTATAAGTAAATCTGAAATCGGAGGAGCCCAAACTTGGGTTTTACATTTAAAAGAAATTCTAGAATCAGAATATAATATTTTTTTAGTAACGTCAGATTACGGATGGTTGACTGGTTTCTTTGACCCAAAAAGGGTTGTTATTATTCCTGGTCTTGCAAGTATGAGAAGGCCTGATACTATCTTTAAAATTCGGTCTGCCTTGAAGAAATTCAATGCCCACTTCGTTATTTCTAATTCTGCTTCTGCAGGATTATACTCACGCATTGCTAAGTTGATATTTCAACATAAACATATATATGTTTCCCATGGATGGTCTTGTTTATATAATGGAGGGCGTCTAAAATTCGTTTTTTGTTTTATAGAAAAAATTTTATCTGTCTTTACAGATAAAATATTATGTGTTTCTAATAATGATCAATATAAAGCAATTAATTTGATAGGTATCAGTCCAACTAAAACTATAGTTATTCGAAATGGTGCTAAACCTTGTGAAAAGAAACAATTCGTTAATGATGTTAAAAGGATTTTGTTTTTAGGTCGAATGATTCATCCTAAACGGCCAGACTTATTAGCAGAGGTCGCATTGAACTTTCCTGACGTTAATTTTTATTTTATTGGTGACGGGCCTCTTTTATCCGAGTTAAAAAATAGCTATAAATATGTAAAAAATATTTTTTTTCTTGGTGAAATAAGAAATTTTATTAACTTTAAAGAATATGATCTTTTTGTTTTATCATCAGATAGTGAAGGATTACCGATGTCAGCGGTTGAAGCTGCTACGGCTAACTTACCCTTACTGCTTAGCAATGTTGGTGGTTGTGGTGAACTATTAATATCGAATTCAGAGGGATATAAGAATGGTCTATTATTCAACAATGAGTTAACGGATCTTACGGAAAAACTACAAATTATTTTAAATGATTATACAAATTACTATAAAGCTGCAAAAGATATTAGTGAACAATTTGAAATTACTAATAATAAAAATCTGTATTTGAATTTAATACAAAGTTTGCGTTGA
- a CDS encoding glycosyltransferase family 4 protein yields the protein MKKVCFFVGDISRSGGTERVTCIIANYLAQFDFEIHITSIYGTNKSYFPLDLKVKRNTLFETQRRGMVNFPFVIIKLRRFIKQNNIESLISVESMLSLYSIPATANLNIQNICWEHFNYKINLNKKSRSLARYLAARYCDTVITLTERDKMYWEANLKCRATIKRIYNPVPFVNNNLDFSSSPRIALAIGRLTHQKGFDSLIKIWAQTYPHNKEWVLKIVGNGEDELYLKQLCQNYGIKNIDILPATKDIDKIYKEASLYLMTSRYEGFPMVLLEAQEYGLPILSFDCETGPAELIDNNSTGWVIEDQDHFAFEKKLIHIINLFDNDHEFYCKIRENSYRNSEKFCIDIIGPVWIDLLKKKGAQ from the coding sequence GTGAAAAAAGTTTGTTTCTTTGTAGGTGATATAAGTAGGTCGGGAGGTACGGAGAGAGTAACCTGCATTATTGCCAATTACCTCGCACAATTCGATTTTGAAATTCATATAACAAGTATATATGGTACAAATAAATCTTATTTTCCTTTAGATCTAAAAGTAAAAAGAAATACTTTATTTGAAACCCAACGAAGAGGAATGGTAAATTTTCCTTTTGTTATTATTAAGTTGAGGCGATTTATAAAGCAAAACAATATCGAATCATTGATTTCCGTTGAATCAATGCTCTCTCTTTATTCCATCCCTGCTACTGCTAATTTAAATATTCAAAATATTTGTTGGGAGCATTTTAACTATAAGATAAACTTAAATAAAAAATCGAGAAGTTTGGCAAGATATCTAGCTGCTCGATATTGCGATACGGTAATTACACTTACCGAACGAGATAAAATGTATTGGGAAGCTAATTTAAAGTGCAGAGCAACTATAAAAAGGATTTATAATCCTGTACCATTTGTTAATAATAATCTGGATTTTTCTTCATCACCTCGAATTGCTTTGGCTATAGGTAGATTAACTCATCAGAAAGGATTCGATTCTTTAATTAAAATCTGGGCGCAAACTTATCCACATAATAAAGAGTGGGTGTTGAAAATTGTCGGGAATGGAGAGGATGAACTATATCTTAAACAACTATGCCAAAATTATGGCATAAAAAATATAGATATTTTGCCCGCGACAAAAGATATCGATAAGATATATAAAGAAGCGTCATTATATTTAATGACTTCTCGATATGAAGGCTTCCCGATGGTTCTGCTAGAAGCGCAAGAGTATGGACTTCCCATATTATCATTTGATTGTGAGACAGGGCCTGCCGAACTTATAGATAATAATAGCACTGGATGGGTGATTGAAGATCAAGATCATTTTGCGTTTGAAAAGAAATTAATACATATTATTAATTTATTCGATAATGATCATGAGTTCTACTGCAAAATCCGTGAAAATTCTTATAGAAATTCAGAGAAATTTTGTATTGATATTATTGGTCCTGTATGGATTGATTTGTTAAAAAAGAAAGGAGCACAATGA
- the galF gene encoding GalU regulator GalF, with translation MTNLKAVIPVAGLGMHMLPATKAIPKEMLPIVDKPMIQYIVDEIVAAGIKEIVLVTHASKNAVENHFDTSYELESLLEQRVKRQLLAEVQSICPPGVTIMNVRQAQPLGLGHSILCARPVVGDNPFVVVLPDIIIDDATADPLRYNLAAMVARFNETGRSQVLAKRMKGDLSEYSVIQTKEPLDNEGKVSRIVEFIEKPDQPQTLDSDLMAVGRYVLSDDIWAELERTEPGAWGRIQLTDAIAELAKKQSVDAMLMTGDSYDCGKKMGYMQAFVKYGLRNLKEGAKFRKSIEQLLTE, from the coding sequence ATGACTAATTTGAAAGCAGTTATACCGGTAGCGGGGTTGGGTATGCACATGTTGCCTGCCACCAAGGCAATCCCAAAAGAGATGCTACCGATCGTCGACAAACCGATGATTCAGTACATTGTTGATGAGATTGTGGCTGCAGGGATCAAAGAAATCGTTTTGGTGACTCACGCATCTAAAAATGCCGTTGAGAACCACTTCGATACCTCTTATGAACTTGAATCGCTTCTTGAGCAGCGCGTTAAGCGCCAGCTTCTGGCGGAAGTGCAATCTATCTGCCCGCCGGGCGTGACTATCATGAACGTTCGTCAGGCGCAGCCATTGGGGCTTGGGCACTCTATTTTGTGCGCGCGTCCGGTGGTGGGTGATAACCCTTTTGTCGTGGTCCTTCCTGATATCATTATTGATGATGCTACTGCCGATCCGCTGCGCTATAACCTCGCGGCGATGGTAGCGCGTTTCAACGAAACGGGCCGCAGCCAGGTGCTGGCGAAGCGCATGAAAGGCGATTTATCGGAGTATTCTGTTATCCAGACCAAAGAGCCGCTGGATAATGAAGGCAAAGTGAGCCGGATTGTCGAATTTATCGAAAAACCGGATCAGCCGCAGACTTTAGATTCCGATCTGATGGCGGTAGGTCGTTATGTGCTTTCAGATGACATCTGGGCAGAACTGGAAAGAACCGAACCCGGCGCCTGGGGGCGTATCCAGCTCACCGATGCCATTGCTGAGCTGGCGAAAAAACAGTCGGTTGACGCGATGCTGATGACGGGCGACAGCTATGACTGCGGTAAAAAAATGGGCTATATGCAGGCATTTGTGAAGTATGGGCTGCGTAACCTGAAAGAAGGGGCGAAGTTCCGTAAGAGCATAGAGCAATTGCTTACTGAGTAA
- the galE gene encoding UDP-glucose 4-epimerase GalE: MAILVTGGAGYIGSHTTLALLEAGYQVIIVDNLTTSHFDSVLRLQKLAGEVIDFYVGDIRDKHFLHSVFSSNNIESVIHFAGLKSVGESVVLPIKYYDNNVSGTLNLISEMIQHNIHHLIFSSSATVYGNPEKIPLEECSRIGGTTNPYGTTKLMVEQILDDVTAVYPEFRTTILRYFNPVGAHPSGEIGEDPNGIPNNLMPYICQVAIGKHKQLSVLGSDYPTKDGTGIRDYIHVMDLAEGHVAALERRNEGPNHKVYNLGTGTGYSVLEVLNAFERVTSYAVPYILSERRPGDIAECWSDPTKAQKELGWKAQRGLEDMIRDAWNWQQKNPNGYKKPDS; encoded by the coding sequence ATGGCTATTTTAGTTACAGGTGGAGCTGGTTATATAGGTTCACATACGACATTAGCGTTACTCGAAGCCGGGTACCAAGTGATAATAGTTGATAATTTAACTACTTCTCACTTTGATTCAGTTCTGAGGTTGCAAAAATTAGCAGGGGAAGTTATAGATTTTTATGTTGGTGATATAAGGGATAAACATTTTTTACATAGTGTTTTTAGCAGCAATAATATTGAAAGTGTCATTCACTTTGCTGGCTTGAAATCTGTTGGTGAATCTGTGGTACTGCCCATAAAATACTATGATAATAATGTGTCAGGAACGCTTAATTTAATAAGTGAAATGATTCAGCATAATATACATCATTTGATCTTTAGTTCTTCTGCTACTGTTTATGGCAATCCAGAAAAAATTCCTCTTGAAGAATGTTCTAGAATAGGGGGAACTACAAATCCTTATGGAACTACCAAACTTATGGTCGAACAAATATTGGATGATGTAACCGCAGTGTATCCTGAATTCAGAACTACGATTTTGAGATATTTTAATCCTGTCGGCGCACATCCGTCTGGAGAAATTGGTGAAGACCCTAATGGTATTCCGAACAACTTAATGCCTTATATCTGTCAGGTTGCTATCGGAAAACATAAGCAACTGTCTGTTTTGGGAAGTGACTATCCAACAAAAGACGGAACTGGGATTCGTGATTATATTCATGTGATGGATCTTGCCGAAGGTCATGTTGCAGCTTTAGAGCGCAGAAACGAGGGGCCAAACCATAAAGTCTATAATCTCGGGACGGGAACAGGATATTCAGTTCTGGAGGTTTTAAATGCTTTTGAACGTGTGACCTCTTATGCTGTTCCTTATATTTTAAGTGAACGGCGCCCAGGTGATATTGCAGAGTGTTGGTCTGATCCTACTAAAGCGCAAAAAGAGCTTGGATGGAAAGCGCAGCGTGGATTGGAAGATATGATTCGAGATGCATGGAATTGGCAACAAAAGAACCCAAATGGCTATAAAAAGCCTGATAGCTAA
- a CDS encoding MATE family efflux transporter → MHSKLKMKKLLDNAIVKNILWLISEKLYFVILIFFGEGLISRTLGVNDYGKWIYSLNIIIIISSVALIAGSEVMVPALSKNKKLAGELITSAFIIRFSGALLSFLVLNIYSLVLVNDLVIQHMLLSLSLVLLFNEPFGAITNYFQAKIDMKKVVLARCLSLALRTIFVLVAFKIFESNLIYFSRASESILLALILSLLLYKSKIRLNFSKKVFLIVLKRGCLLWVPLISMMIYLRIDRFFVEKYFSYETLAMYGVAVQFIEQAFLLLVIVIQTISPKYIFQSMPKKTMLKNIKLISLLLIMLVFMMQVFCLFFLKSIITIVYGDSYIQAATLAISLLPSLLFYAVDTILMQVFYKYRNNKAILTKWISMMFFSCAMYYIWFDLLSKSNVTMVFNINYLTMSVITFVLFRRGLKDCKND, encoded by the coding sequence ATGCATAGTAAATTAAAAATGAAAAAATTATTAGACAATGCTATTGTTAAGAATATCTTGTGGCTTATAAGTGAGAAGCTATATTTCGTTATTCTTATTTTTTTTGGCGAGGGGCTTATAAGTCGTACACTTGGAGTGAATGATTATGGTAAGTGGATTTATTCCTTGAACATAATAATTATTATATCCTCAGTTGCACTAATTGCTGGAAGTGAGGTCATGGTGCCGGCTTTGAGCAAGAATAAAAAATTAGCAGGGGAATTAATAACTTCAGCTTTCATAATTAGATTCTCAGGCGCATTACTATCATTTTTGGTTTTGAATATATACTCTCTTGTGTTAGTAAATGATTTAGTGATACAACATATGCTTCTTTCTCTTTCGTTAGTGCTTTTATTCAATGAGCCTTTCGGTGCGATAACTAACTATTTTCAAGCAAAAATAGACATGAAAAAAGTAGTTCTGGCTCGCTGCTTATCACTAGCATTGCGTACAATATTTGTTTTGGTCGCATTTAAAATTTTCGAAAGTAATCTCATTTATTTTTCAAGAGCCAGTGAATCTATTCTTTTGGCTCTAATACTATCATTGCTTTTATATAAAAGTAAAATAAGGCTGAATTTTTCAAAAAAAGTATTTTTAATAGTATTAAAAAGAGGGTGTTTATTATGGGTCCCTCTAATTAGTATGATGATTTATCTTAGAATTGACAGGTTTTTTGTTGAAAAGTACTTCTCTTATGAGACGTTAGCTATGTATGGCGTTGCTGTTCAGTTTATTGAACAGGCATTTTTATTATTAGTTATAGTGATTCAGACAATTTCCCCAAAATATATTTTTCAATCAATGCCAAAAAAAACAATGTTGAAAAATATAAAGCTTATATCTTTATTGCTCATTATGCTTGTTTTTATGATGCAGGTCTTTTGCTTGTTTTTTTTGAAAAGTATTATTACCATAGTATATGGGGATTCATATATTCAAGCAGCTACGTTGGCTATCTCGTTATTACCTTCATTATTATTTTATGCAGTAGATACCATTCTTATGCAGGTGTTTTACAAGTATAGGAATAATAAAGCGATACTAACTAAATGGATTTCAATGATGTTTTTCTCCTGTGCGATGTATTACATTTGGTTCGACTTGCTTTCAAAATCTAATGTAACTATGGTTTTTAATATTAATTATTTGACTATGTCAGTAATTACATTTGTTTTATTTAGACGTGGATTAAAAGATTGCAAAAATGATTAA
- a CDS encoding NAD-dependent epimerase/dehydratase family protein, whose product MNDNVLLIGASGFVGTRLLETAVDDFNIKNLDKQQSHFYPEITRIGDVRDQQILDQTLAGFDTVVLLAAEHRDDVSPTSLYYDVNVQGTRNVLAAMEKNGVKNIIFTSSVAVYGLNKQNPDETHPHDPFNHYGKSKWQAEEVLREWHAKDPDERSLTIIRPTVIFGERNRGNVYNLLKQIAGGKFAMVGPGTNYKSMAYVGNIVEFIKFKLKNVTAGYEVYNYVDKPDLNMNQLVAEVEQSLGKKIPSIHLPYSLGMMGGYCFDILSKVTGKKYAVSSVRVKKFCATTQFDATKVHSSGFTAPYTLSQGLDRTLQYEFVHAKQDDITFVSE is encoded by the coding sequence ATGAACGATAACGTTTTGCTCATTGGCGCTTCCGGATTCGTAGGAACCCGACTCCTTGAAACGGCTGTGGATGATTTTAATATCAAGAATCTGGATAAACAGCAAAGCCATTTTTATCCAGAGATTACCCGGATTGGCGATGTTCGTGACCAACAAATCCTTGATCAGACGCTGGCGGGTTTTGATACCGTGGTACTATTGGCTGCAGAGCATCGTGATGACGTTAGTCCTACCTCGCTTTATTATGATGTCAACGTTCAGGGGACACGTAACGTACTGGCGGCGATGGAAAAAAATGGCGTAAAAAACATCATCTTCACCAGTTCTGTTGCAGTCTATGGCCTCAACAAGCAAAATCCTGACGAAACGCACCCTCACGATCCTTTTAATCATTACGGAAAAAGTAAATGGCAAGCAGAAGAAGTTTTGCGTGAATGGCATGCTAAAGATCCGGATGAGCGTTCTTTGACCATAATTCGTCCTACCGTTATTTTCGGGGAGCGTAACCGCGGTAATGTCTACAATCTCTTGAAACAGATCGCTGGTGGTAAATTTGCGATGGTTGGTCCAGGAACAAACTATAAATCAATGGCTTATGTTGGAAATATTGTTGAGTTCATCAAATTCAAACTCAAGAACGTCACGGCGGGCTACGAAGTTTATAACTATGTTGATAAACCTGATCTGAATATGAATCAACTGGTTGCCGAGGTAGAACAGAGTTTGGGCAAAAAAATCCCATCAATACACCTTCCATATTCATTAGGGATGATGGGGGGCTACTGTTTCGATATCCTGAGCAAAGTGACGGGCAAGAAGTACGCTGTGAGTTCAGTTCGTGTTAAAAAATTCTGTGCGACTACGCAGTTTGACGCCACGAAAGTGCATTCTTCTGGTTTTACTGCGCCATATACCTTATCTCAGGGGTTGGATCGTACGCTGCAATATGAGTTTGTTCATGCAAAGCAAGATGACATTACATTCGTTTCCGAGTAA